From the Salarias fasciatus chromosome 16, fSalaFa1.1, whole genome shotgun sequence genome, one window contains:
- the LOC115402733 gene encoding X-linked retinitis pigmentosa GTPase regulator-like, translated as MTGHTVEDIPDTGAVFTFGRSSFALNVPSKFWLKNDRPGQISCGAEHTAVVTENGRLVVFGSNTHGQLGLGFKPATSKPASVKAFRSEKVKLVACGRDHTIICTYGGGVYGAGSNRDGQLGLGHCSSTSSFHPLRPFCGRTPIKMLSAGCSTSAALTEDGRLFMWGDNSAGQIGLGGEGFAAEPRQVDVGEAVTWVSCGYRHSALVTATGHLYTFGESANGRLGLREEQLSLHRVPQQVQGIVGRVSRVCCGGAHTVALTGSDLYTFGRGQYGQLGHGTFLFEVDSPKALEHFGDGSVRHVACGENHTAVITHGGLLYTFGDGRHGKLGFGEENFINQFSPTLCTRFLQYDVQAVSCGGHHMLVVAAPRRPHSGDVVPEKDGGEQDDESEEEEKSEEEEESTEDEEEAAESDDKESSDEEEEEEEEGGTGDEDEDQDAEEESEEDEAEEDSEEDEGEDDEDEGEEQEAEEDKEEEENEEEEAEEDDEEGEDEDEEEGNEEEEAEEDDEDKGEENDEEEEEGEEEENEEEEAEEDEEEEEAESSEDEEDEEEEVSDEEEESKENTEEEEEEEEEKVRPDRAAQQSRQKAALDAAPTPAPRTKPRPAGRSRAGGPQQFWNDVLPQYLDLQ; from the exons ATGACGGGCCACACCGTGGAGGACATACCTG ATACAGGAGCCGTCTTCACGTTCGGGAGGAGCAGCTTTGCCCTGAATGTGCCAAGCAAATTCTGGCTGAAGAATGACCGTCCAGGGCAGATTTCCTGCGGGGCAGAGCACACTGCCGTCGTCACAG AAAACGGGCGGCTGGTCGTGTTTGGTAGTAATACACACGGCCAACTGGGACTGGGATTCAAACCGGCCACCAGCAAACCCGCTTCTGTTAAAG CCTTCAGGTCTGAGAAAGTGAAGCTGGTGGCTTGTGGGAGAGATCACACAATAATTTGCACAT ATGGAGGCGGTGTGTACGGCGCGGGCAGTAACCGGGACGGCCAGCTGGGTCTGGGCCACTGCAGCAGCACCTCGTCCTTTCACCCGCTGCGCCCTTTCTGTGGCCGGACCCCCATCAAAATGCTCTCTGCAGGATGCAGCACCTCGGCCGCCTTAACGG aggatgGTCGGCTGTTCATGTGGGGAGACAACTCGGCGGGCCAGATTGGTTTAGGAGGCGAGGGCTTCGCGGCAGAACCCAGACAGGTGGACGTTGGCGAGGCGGTGACGTGGGTCTCCTGTGGGTATCGCCACTCGGCTCTGGTCACAG CGACGGGCCACCTCTACACATTCGGAGAGAGTGCGAATGGAAGACTCGGTCTCCGGGAGGAGCAGCTGTCTCTTCACAGGGTCCCTCAGCAGGTGCAGGGCATTGTGGGTCGTGTCAGCCGGGTGTGCTGCGGAGGGGCGCACACCGTGGCGCTCACTG GCTCAGACCTGTACACGTTCGGCAGGGGTCAGTACGGCCAGCTGGGCCACGGGACCTTCCTGTTTGAGGTTGATTCGCCAAAAGCCCTGGAGCACTTTGGCGACGGCAGCGTCAGGCATGTGGCGTGTGGAGAGAACCACACGGCCGTGATCACAC acGGCGGACTGCTCTACACCTTTGGAGACGGACGTCATGGAAAACTGGGGTTCGGAGAGGAAAACTTCATCAACCAGTTCAGCCCGACGCTCTGCACTCGTTTTCTCCAGTACGACGTTCAGGCA GTGTCCTGCGGCGGTCACCACATGCTGGTCGTGGCTGCACCCCGACGTCCACACAGTGGGGACGTGGTGCCGGAGAAAGAC GGGGGCGAGCAAGATGATGAaagtgaagaagaggaaaaaagtgaggaagaagaggaatccacagaagatgaggaggaagctgcagagagcGATGACAAGGAAAGTagtgatgaggaagaggaggaggaggaggagggcggcacgggagatgaagatgaagaccaAGATGCCGAGGAAGAGAGTGAAGAAGACGAGGCTGAGGAAGATTCTGAAGAAGACGAAGGggaagatgatgaggatgaagggGAAGAACAGGAGGCTGAGGAAgataaagaagaggaagagaatgaagaagaggaggctgaggaagatgatgaagagggCGAGGacgaagatgaagaggagggaaatgaagaggaggaggctgaggaggatgaCGAAGACAAAGGGGAGgaaaatgatgaagaggaggaagaaggtgaagaggaggaaaatgaagaagaggaggctgaggaagatgaagaggaagaggagg ctgaaagcagtgaagatgaggaagatgaggaagaggaagtcagtgatgaagaagaggaaagtaaggaaaacactgaggaggaagaggaggaggaagaggagaaggtcAGGCCGGAcagagcagcgcagcagagCAGGCAGAAGGCTGCTCTGGACGCCGCTCCCACGCCGGCGCCGAGGACCAAGCCGCGGCCGGCGGGTCGGAGCCGGGCCGGCGGACCGCAGCAGTTCTGGAACGACGTGCTGCCGCAGTACCTGGACCTGCAGTGA